A DNA window from Enterobacter cloacae subsp. cloacae ATCC 13047 contains the following coding sequences:
- a CDS encoding integrating conjugative element protein, with amino-acid sequence MKNTLRYTLVFTLFSGLLTSAFSASATLTVVGDLGGESTGPLFDAINAGPGQSATESPVLPPPPASLSLSDMLPVSTPEMSPGAVAARPLNLPGMPPVFVLGDDASSRHWLTHHATTLSRMQATGMVISVRDEQGLNALRQLAPGVAMVPVSGGDLARRLALTHYPALITATGISQ; translated from the coding sequence ATGAAAAATACGCTTCGTTATACCCTTGTTTTCACGCTTTTTTCAGGGCTGCTGACCAGTGCCTTTAGTGCCTCTGCCACGCTGACCGTGGTGGGCGACCTCGGCGGTGAATCCACAGGACCGCTGTTTGACGCCATCAATGCCGGTCCGGGTCAGTCTGCAACGGAGTCGCCCGTTCTCCCGCCACCGCCGGCATCGCTTTCCCTGTCCGACATGCTGCCGGTCAGCACGCCTGAAATGTCACCAGGCGCTGTCGCCGCCCGGCCGCTGAATCTTCCCGGCATGCCGCCGGTGTTTGTACTGGGTGACGATGCGTCTTCCCGTCATTGGCTCACGCACCACGCCACCACGCTCAGCCGCATGCAGGCAACCGGCATGGTTATCAGTGTCAGGGATGAGCAGGGATTAAACGCACTGCGTCAGCTGGCGCCGGGGGTGGCAATGGTGCCTGTCAGCGGCGGTGACCTGGCCCGTCGCCTGGCACTGACGCATTATCCTGCCCTCATCACCGCAACGGGGATATCACAGTGA
- a CDS encoding RAQPRD family integrative conjugative element protein: MPHTRILTALLMAVLPALQCHASEKDELALVMRQLDQVQAGLDRARVVANQTQDARFYFDYQQATRDITTMKQGISTYLEPSRAQPASPSSSVTGQYRAQAPAWR; encoded by the coding sequence ATGCCTCATACCCGAATCCTCACAGCCCTGCTGATGGCCGTCCTGCCCGCGCTGCAGTGCCACGCTTCAGAGAAAGATGAACTCGCGCTGGTCATGCGCCAGCTCGACCAGGTGCAGGCCGGGCTGGACCGCGCCCGCGTGGTGGCGAACCAGACCCAGGATGCCCGCTTTTACTTCGATTATCAGCAGGCGACGCGCGATATCACCACCATGAAGCAGGGGATCTCAACCTATCTTGAACCCTCCCGCGCGCAGCCTGCGTCACCGTCGTCTTCTGTCACCGGACAGTACCGCGCACAGGCACCGGCATGGCGATGA
- a CDS encoding plasmid transfer protein gives MSLSHASPDELLPEAPEHQVSAPEVQSAAAVKPRIRLPFSPRKILQTGSIILLTVSLTGSLIALVVMGRQVSDLTIRVNTLDAAFRSGQIGQLTSNISAMEARLKTLEQQAATLASLPAAMQSADEQQSALRTSVSQLQEAGNDNTRAVTQLQSRVGSLEHDVQQSRAELDEINRKAELTQKTPAPEKPRTSTGAVPPRVGAAVKKTDRSARRTVTPAAPFVLTGIERRGGQTFAVVIPRGVSQISAMRLLSPGDAMLGWTLRSTEGSGAAVFLVNGREHRIQVE, from the coding sequence ATGTCACTCAGTCATGCCTCGCCCGATGAACTGCTCCCTGAAGCTCCTGAGCATCAGGTCAGTGCGCCGGAGGTGCAGTCCGCTGCTGCGGTTAAGCCACGTATCCGGCTTCCGTTCAGCCCCCGAAAAATTCTTCAGACTGGCAGCATCATTTTGCTGACTGTCAGTCTGACGGGTTCCCTGATCGCGCTGGTTGTCATGGGGCGTCAGGTTTCAGACCTGACAATACGTGTTAACACACTCGATGCGGCATTTCGCAGCGGCCAGATAGGCCAGCTCACCTCAAATATTTCAGCGATGGAAGCGCGCCTGAAGACGCTCGAACAGCAGGCGGCCACGCTTGCCTCACTTCCTGCTGCTATGCAGTCGGCCGATGAGCAGCAGAGCGCCCTGAGAACATCCGTCAGCCAGCTTCAGGAGGCCGGCAACGACAACACCCGGGCGGTGACTCAGTTGCAGTCACGCGTGGGCTCTCTTGAACACGATGTACAGCAGTCCCGGGCCGAGCTTGATGAGATTAACCGTAAGGCGGAACTCACGCAGAAAACGCCGGCGCCTGAAAAGCCCCGGACCAGCACTGGTGCAGTGCCCCCCCGGGTGGGCGCCGCTGTAAAAAAGACTGACCGGTCAGCCAGGCGTACGGTGACGCCGGCTGCACCGTTTGTGCTGACCGGCATTGAACGCCGTGGTGGTCAGACCTTCGCCGTCGTCATTCCCCGCGGTGTCTCGCAGATATCGGCCATGCGCCTGCTCTCACCGGGGGATGCCATGCTGGGCTGGACGCTGCGCTCAACGGAGGGCAGCGGTGCTGCTGTCTTTCTGGTAAACGGCCGCGAACACCGGATTCAGGTTGAATAA
- a CDS encoding transglycosylase SLT domain-containing protein, with the protein MAARRILMLGAGILFATAASGATDLQVIPDAYRQIAAAERVPAESLYSLAMAESTRKTAWGAKPWPWTINVAGRGYHYSTREEAFTALLGFMQRWPLKNIDVGVAQVNLGWNGHFFPTYRDAFDPYTNLRAAARILRACYDARPGSWLRAAGCYHHPSGGAHAATYMAIVRRKLSQIAMTGTPAAVGQPGLLARNSLSWIEPQ; encoded by the coding sequence ATGGCAGCTCGCCGCATTCTGATGCTGGGTGCCGGGATTCTGTTTGCAACAGCGGCGTCCGGCGCCACAGACCTGCAGGTTATTCCTGATGCGTACCGGCAGATAGCCGCCGCTGAGCGGGTGCCGGCGGAGTCACTGTATTCGCTGGCAATGGCCGAAAGCACCCGCAAAACTGCCTGGGGTGCGAAGCCGTGGCCGTGGACCATTAACGTCGCAGGCAGGGGTTACCATTACAGCACGCGTGAAGAGGCCTTCACGGCGCTGCTCGGGTTTATGCAGCGCTGGCCGCTGAAAAATATTGATGTCGGTGTGGCCCAGGTGAACCTGGGCTGGAACGGGCATTTTTTCCCGACATACCGTGATGCGTTTGATCCGTACACCAATCTTCGCGCAGCGGCCCGTATCCTGCGGGCCTGCTATGACGCCCGCCCCGGCAGCTGGCTTCGTGCGGCGGGCTGCTACCACCATCCGTCAGGCGGTGCGCACGCGGCAACCTATATGGCCATTGTGCGACGCAAGCTCAGTCAGATAGCCATGACCGGTACACCGGCGGCCGTCGGTCAGCCCGGGTTACTGGCCCGAAATTCTCTTTCCTGGATTGAACCGCAATGA
- the traD gene encoding type IV conjugative transfer system coupling protein TraD → MSDRYVMESLLRPAVELYSATVAASATCICLTAPWAVALSPSVSWVTAAGFGVLALKRTREGMKILRYRQNIRRLPRYVLTSEQIPVSRRHLFLGKGFQWSVRHTQRLIEARRPECEIYVQPSVLYRMAREMEKKMEYSLPWLCRLTCTDSALNPFRPLPPVGGSPVYHGVEPDETTVTYDLGERVGHMLVIGTTRVGKTRLAELLITQDIRRTNAAGEHEVVIVFDPKGDADLLRRMYAESHRAGRQDNFWVFHLGWPDISARYNAVGRFSRISEVASRVAGQLSGEGNSAAFREFAWRFVNIITRALVALGQRPDYGLILRYVTNIGELYETYVDNLLSEKAPQLMNTTEAMMQSGISDKDLPRHLQGRPNGVKIWVSEQVLGSPEGKKLWDPVLDGLRSAVQYDRTYFDKIVASLLPLLEKLTTGKTAALLAPDYTDLDDPRPILDWHNIIKSRGVVYVGLDALSDPVVAAAVGNSMFADLVSEGGHIYKFGLGDEEEGKSAKVAINLHCDEFNELMGDEFIPLINKGGGAGFQVTAYTQTLSDIEARIGSTAKANQVVGNFNTLVMLRVREKNTAMLLTDQLPEVDVYQKTLTSGVTDVSRPGEGTDFNSNVNDQVSLVKVPMIRPADIINLPKGQAFALLEGGRLWKIRMPLPADNNDPHMPASLKHLADSMEKNYHTGETWWTGGDITYAGGPDATAGQ, encoded by the coding sequence ATGAGCGATCGCTATGTGATGGAATCCCTGCTGCGCCCGGCTGTGGAACTGTATTCCGCAACGGTTGCGGCCAGTGCGACCTGTATCTGCCTGACCGCCCCGTGGGCGGTGGCACTCTCGCCTTCTGTCAGTTGGGTGACGGCCGCCGGTTTCGGCGTTCTGGCCCTGAAGCGCACCCGCGAGGGCATGAAAATTCTGCGCTACCGGCAGAATATCCGCCGTCTTCCCCGTTATGTACTGACCAGCGAACAGATACCGGTCAGCCGGCGCCATCTGTTTCTGGGGAAAGGTTTTCAGTGGTCTGTGCGTCATACCCAGCGGCTGATTGAGGCGCGTCGGCCGGAGTGCGAAATCTATGTGCAGCCCTCCGTGCTGTACCGCATGGCGCGTGAGATGGAAAAGAAGATGGAGTACAGCCTCCCCTGGCTGTGCCGGCTGACCTGCACGGATTCGGCGCTGAACCCTTTTCGCCCTTTACCCCCGGTCGGCGGCAGCCCGGTGTATCACGGTGTCGAGCCTGATGAGACTACGGTGACCTACGATCTCGGCGAACGCGTCGGGCATATGCTCGTTATCGGCACGACCCGCGTGGGCAAGACCCGACTGGCGGAACTGCTTATCACCCAGGATATCCGCCGCACAAACGCCGCCGGTGAACACGAGGTGGTCATTGTGTTTGACCCTAAAGGGGACGCGGACCTGCTCCGGCGGATGTACGCAGAGTCGCACCGCGCGGGGCGTCAGGATAACTTCTGGGTGTTCCACCTCGGCTGGCCCGATATCAGCGCCCGGTATAACGCCGTCGGACGGTTCAGCCGTATCTCCGAGGTGGCCTCCCGCGTGGCCGGTCAGCTCTCGGGGGAAGGTAACTCCGCGGCCTTCCGTGAATTTGCCTGGCGGTTCGTCAATATCATCACCCGCGCGCTGGTCGCCCTCGGACAACGCCCGGACTACGGCCTCATTCTGCGGTATGTCACCAATATCGGTGAGCTGTATGAGACTTACGTGGATAACTTGCTGAGCGAAAAGGCGCCGCAGCTGATGAATACAACGGAAGCCATGATGCAGAGCGGGATCAGCGATAAGGACCTGCCGCGTCATCTCCAGGGACGGCCTAACGGCGTGAAAATCTGGGTGTCAGAGCAGGTGCTCGGCAGCCCGGAGGGGAAAAAACTCTGGGACCCGGTGCTGGACGGCCTGCGCAGCGCGGTGCAGTACGATCGCACCTACTTCGATAAAATTGTGGCATCCCTGTTACCACTACTGGAGAAACTCACTACCGGCAAAACGGCCGCGCTTCTCGCCCCAGACTACACCGACCTGGACGATCCGCGTCCGATTCTCGACTGGCACAATATCATCAAGTCCCGAGGCGTGGTATACGTGGGCCTCGATGCACTCTCCGACCCGGTGGTGGCCGCCGCCGTTGGAAACAGCATGTTCGCAGACCTCGTGTCTGAGGGAGGCCACATCTATAAGTTCGGTCTCGGTGATGAGGAAGAGGGGAAATCCGCAAAGGTGGCCATCAACCTTCACTGCGATGAGTTTAACGAGCTGATGGGGGATGAATTTATCCCGCTTATTAACAAAGGCGGTGGTGCCGGTTTTCAGGTGACGGCTTACACCCAGACGCTTTCTGACATCGAGGCCCGCATCGGCAGTACGGCCAAAGCGAACCAGGTGGTGGGTAACTTCAACACTCTGGTGATGCTGCGCGTGCGCGAGAAAAACACCGCCATGCTGCTCACCGATCAGCTCCCGGAAGTGGATGTCTACCAGAAAACACTGACATCGGGTGTCACCGACGTCTCGCGTCCCGGGGAAGGCACGGATTTTAACAGCAACGTTAACGACCAGGTGAGTCTGGTAAAAGTGCCGATGATAAGACCTGCTGACATCATCAATCTGCCGAAAGGCCAGGCCTTTGCACTGCTGGAAGGGGGAAGACTGTGGAAAATCCGTATGCCGTTGCCGGCGGATAACAACGACCCACATATGCCGGCCAGCCTGAAGCATCTGGCTGACAGCATGGAGAAAAACTACCACACCGGTGAAACCTGGTGGACCGGTGGTGACATAACGTATGCAGGAGGGCCGGATGCCACAGCAGGACAGTGA
- a CDS encoding TIGR03758 family integrating conjugative element protein has product MAMNGAQLNGWSAGTGSSLTPSQLNTLILGTLAVVILLFSAWALVQAYRGVASKSVTFRQFNELAVRLIVLYLAMLFLFFH; this is encoded by the coding sequence ATGGCGATGAACGGTGCACAGCTTAATGGCTGGAGCGCCGGCACCGGCAGCAGCCTCACGCCTTCGCAACTGAACACGCTCATCCTCGGCACGCTCGCAGTCGTCATTCTCCTGTTCAGCGCCTGGGCGCTGGTTCAGGCCTATCGCGGGGTTGCCTCGAAATCCGTGACATTTCGTCAGTTCAATGAGCTTGCCGTGCGACTGATCGTGCTTTACCTGGCAATGCTGTTTCTGTTTTTCCACTGA
- the pilV gene encoding shufflon system plasmid conjugative transfer pilus tip adhesin PilV, whose product MNVTKTTDRGWAILSTGAALVILLLVSVWGYSLISDWMQRRTWMNTSAQVSRFTQAVKSYTGRYYDTLLASATTTAPVIVTPAMLKNTGFLEQGFSETTIDGQAYSAAVIRNATNTDQLQAMIYTQNGSALPFLALRQISMDISAGMGGYIWTSGIATGAMGSWTVPLAQFGVSSTQGHIATLLTADELGVARGESDRLYRFSVTGKPDLNTMHTSIDMGGNNLNNTGTVNAVTGTFSGNVTAGGNMTANGTVTGQNVAAGTNVTAGNTITASNDIRSNNGWFITRDGKGWLDETHGGGFYMSDNDWVRVVNNKNIYTAGQVRGGSVRADGRLSTGEVLQLDGVNTAGATCSPNGLVSRDASGAILSCQSGVWTGAGKIIIRPVNGYQRQMQMMTLLVINSLLSYRMDCSVCTLVSDSILC is encoded by the coding sequence GTGAACGTAACAAAAACAACCGATCGTGGCTGGGCTATTCTCAGCACAGGTGCGGCTTTAGTGATCCTGCTGCTGGTCAGCGTATGGGGATATTCGCTTATCAGCGACTGGATGCAGAGACGGACCTGGATGAACACCTCCGCGCAGGTGTCCCGCTTCACGCAGGCCGTAAAGAGTTATACCGGGCGTTATTACGATACGTTACTCGCCAGTGCCACCACCACCGCGCCGGTCATTGTGACCCCCGCTATGCTGAAAAATACCGGTTTTCTGGAGCAGGGCTTCAGTGAGACCACCATTGACGGTCAGGCTTATTCCGCTGCGGTGATACGCAATGCCACCAACACCGACCAGCTGCAGGCGATGATTTACACGCAGAACGGATCTGCGCTGCCGTTTCTCGCGCTGCGTCAGATATCAATGGATATCTCTGCCGGCATGGGGGGCTACATCTGGACGTCCGGTATCGCCACCGGTGCAATGGGGAGCTGGACTGTTCCTCTCGCACAGTTTGGTGTCAGCAGCACGCAGGGGCATATTGCCACACTGCTGACTGCGGATGAACTGGGGGTGGCACGCGGTGAAAGTGACCGGCTTTACCGTTTTTCGGTCACCGGTAAGCCCGATCTCAACACCATGCATACCAGCATCGATATGGGCGGCAACAACCTCAACAATACCGGAACCGTCAATGCCGTAACGGGGACGTTCAGCGGCAACGTGACCGCCGGTGGCAATATGACGGCAAACGGCACGGTAACGGGACAGAACGTCGCTGCAGGGACAAATGTCACCGCCGGCAATACCATTACAGCCAGTAACGATATCCGTTCGAATAATGGCTGGTTCATTACTCGGGACGGGAAAGGCTGGCTGGATGAAACACATGGCGGTGGTTTTTATATGTCCGATAATGACTGGGTACGGGTTGTTAATAACAAGAATATTTACACCGCCGGTCAGGTTCGCGGTGGTAGCGTACGGGCAGATGGTCGTCTGTCCACCGGTGAGGTTCTGCAGCTCGATGGGGTGAACACAGCGGGTGCAACTTGTTCACCAAACGGGCTTGTAAGCCGTGATGCGTCTGGCGCAATACTTTCCTGTCAATCCGGTGTGTGGACAGGTGCCGGAAAAATTATAATTCGTCCTGTAAATGGGTATCAGCGCCAAATGCAAATGATGACATTGCTGGTTATAAACAGCCTCCTGTCCTACAGGATGGATTGTTCAGTCTGTACGTTGGTTTCAGATTCCATCCTATGTTGA
- a CDS encoding site-specific integrase, protein MAVRNRIKKMPLAKALDKYFSAVSVHKRGHLQEFYRINVIKRSTLSLKCMDEITSVDIADYRDMRLNTVSDRTGRTVSPNTVRLELALLSALYNLARIEWGTCSHNPVEHVRKPAASPGRTRRLTSTEERRIARALRQKNPQLLAIFHLALETAMRQGEILSLRWEYVDLHLGIAHLPLTKNGTARDVPLSWKARQVLKEFAGPVTGPVFDYTSNGFKSAWRVLLAELEIHDLHFHDLRHEAVSRLFELGTLNVMEVAAISGHKSMNMLKRYTHLRASQLVSKLDARRRQAQKLATLFVPYPAEISESGGLFRVQFSDLEHTAITAVNRDEALANAASHLLRIQALAARAGKRLPPPGEIGVREAHRVLINPFHKGGEAAGTDNGT, encoded by the coding sequence ATGGCGGTCAGGAATCGGATAAAAAAAATGCCACTGGCAAAAGCACTGGATAAATATTTCAGTGCGGTCTCTGTCCACAAACGTGGTCATCTTCAGGAGTTTTACCGCATCAACGTTATCAAGCGTTCAACGCTGTCACTGAAGTGCATGGATGAGATTACCTCCGTGGATATCGCTGATTACCGTGATATGAGGCTGAATACGGTGAGCGACCGTACAGGTCGTACTGTGAGTCCCAATACGGTCAGGCTTGAACTGGCCTTACTTTCGGCGCTGTATAATCTTGCGCGTATCGAATGGGGAACCTGCTCACACAATCCCGTCGAACACGTCCGTAAACCTGCGGCGTCCCCCGGGCGTACGCGCCGGCTGACCTCCACCGAAGAGCGCCGGATTGCGCGCGCCCTCCGCCAGAAAAATCCACAGCTTCTCGCCATTTTTCATCTGGCGCTGGAAACAGCCATGCGTCAGGGAGAAATTCTGTCCCTGCGCTGGGAATATGTGGATCTTCATCTGGGTATTGCTCACCTGCCGCTCACGAAAAATGGCACCGCCCGTGATGTGCCTTTGTCATGGAAAGCACGACAGGTTCTGAAAGAGTTTGCGGGGCCGGTGACGGGGCCGGTTTTTGATTACACCTCAAATGGTTTTAAAAGCGCATGGCGGGTTCTTCTGGCTGAGCTGGAGATACATGATCTCCATTTTCACGATCTGCGTCATGAAGCGGTCAGCCGCTTGTTCGAGCTCGGGACGCTGAATGTCATGGAGGTGGCGGCGATCTCAGGCCATAAGAGTATGAATATGCTGAAACGGTATACACACCTTCGGGCCTCTCAGCTGGTCAGCAAACTGGATGCCCGACGCCGTCAGGCACAGAAGCTGGCAACGTTATTTGTTCCCTATCCGGCAGAGATTTCAGAATCCGGCGGCCTGTTCCGGGTGCAGTTCAGTGACCTGGAGCACACGGCTATTACCGCAGTAAATCGTGATGAAGCCCTGGCAAATGCAGCTTCACATCTTCTGCGAATTCAGGCTCTGGCAGCGCGAGCCGGTAAAAGGCTTCCTCCACCGGGTGAAATTGGCGTCCGGGAAGCTCACCGCGTACTGATTAATCCCTTCCATAAAGGGGGAGAGGCAGCAGGCACTGATAACGGAACTTAA
- a CDS encoding prepilin peptidase — protein sequence MTLLTLSMPWPTLGILFPLSLGLFNVMAILVRINLVISGHRNGGSSPVRPAIVWLYAAAVSVMLLAPAPAILRLLSFFLSLFLFRMTLTDALTGLLPREMTVSCLTAGLAAALLHPGFTEHLLSAVTAMLIFGGWRYGSTKIQGRECLGLGDVWLAGAIAAWLGGASGLYALLTGVMFFVLWQLTVRRIREGGPMGPWLCAGAMSVTLLKLYQPLITW from the coding sequence GTGACGCTGCTGACGCTGAGTATGCCGTGGCCAACGCTTGGCATCCTTTTTCCCCTTAGTCTCGGTTTGTTTAATGTTATGGCGATCCTCGTGCGTATTAACCTGGTGATATCGGGGCACCGGAACGGGGGCAGTTCTCCTGTGCGTCCGGCGATAGTCTGGCTGTATGCCGCTGCTGTCAGTGTCATGCTGCTGGCGCCTGCACCGGCGATACTCCGCCTTCTGTCCTTTTTCCTCAGCCTGTTTCTTTTCAGAATGACGCTGACCGATGCGCTGACGGGACTGCTCCCCCGCGAAATGACGGTGAGCTGTCTGACTGCGGGTCTTGCTGCCGCACTTCTGCACCCGGGGTTTACGGAACATCTCCTTTCTGCGGTCACCGCGATGTTGATATTTGGTGGCTGGCGATATGGCTCAACGAAGATTCAGGGGCGCGAGTGTCTGGGGCTTGGCGATGTGTGGCTGGCCGGTGCCATTGCCGCATGGCTCGGTGGAGCCAGCGGGCTTTATGCCCTGCTGACCGGTGTGATGTTCTTTGTCCTGTGGCAGTTAACGGTGCGTCGCATCCGCGAGGGCGGGCCGATGGGCCCCTGGCTGTGTGCCGGTGCGATGTCAGTGACACTGCTTAAACTTTATCAGCCACTTATTACATGGTGA
- a CDS encoding lytic transglycosylase domain-containing protein → MLRLTVLLLFILLSPRAGAFCFDAAGAKYHIDPLLIQAIATGESSLRPGITNVNRDKKTGRALSTDYGLMQVNSSHIPALMAQGVIRSPQDLLTRPCLNVQIGTWILAKHFQVCGISWNCLGSYNAGFRQDRHETRESYANRIYAIYRRLLLKERGIRL, encoded by the coding sequence ATGCTGCGCCTGACAGTCCTCCTGCTGTTTATCCTGCTCAGCCCCCGCGCGGGGGCATTCTGCTTTGACGCAGCCGGGGCAAAGTACCACATCGATCCGCTGCTGATTCAGGCCATTGCCACCGGCGAAAGCAGTCTGCGCCCGGGGATTACGAATGTTAACCGCGATAAAAAGACCGGGCGTGCGCTCAGCACTGATTACGGGCTGATGCAGGTCAACTCCTCGCACATCCCGGCGCTGATGGCTCAGGGGGTTATCCGCAGCCCGCAGGATCTGCTGACCCGTCCCTGTCTCAATGTGCAGATTGGCACCTGGATTCTGGCGAAACATTTTCAGGTATGCGGTATCAGCTGGAACTGTCTGGGTTCTTACAACGCCGGGTTTCGTCAGGATCGCCATGAAACGCGCGAATCCTACGCTAACCGGATTTATGCCATTTACCGGCGCCTTTTACTGAAAGAGCGGGGGATCAGACTGTGA
- a CDS encoding TIGR03747 family integrating conjugative element membrane protein, with translation MPQQDSENGQRSATPRQRQSGPIGLLLWDFPMGLIGVLLGSLLVSLLIEYVCIALLWPEEGAAHSYQVMVAESHWLSEGYTRSLLMAAPVETVSRWVHVAWQWLFVDSGFSGWLQSFKSLSEKGSGLIPALNGIGATLVSWLGVYLQATVWVTLIFFIRVMILFLSLPLFALVVITGVVDGLVRRDLRRYGAGYESSFVYHHAKRFIKPALYGPCMLYLAWPTAVWPNLLLLPSALLVGGVLAVVTGSFKKYL, from the coding sequence ATGCCACAGCAGGACAGTGAGAACGGGCAGCGCAGCGCGACGCCCCGACAGCGACAGTCCGGTCCGATTGGCCTGCTGCTCTGGGATTTCCCGATGGGCCTTATCGGTGTGTTGCTCGGTTCACTCCTGGTCAGCCTGCTTATCGAGTATGTCTGTATTGCGCTGTTGTGGCCGGAAGAAGGCGCGGCCCACAGCTATCAGGTGATGGTGGCAGAAAGCCACTGGCTCTCGGAAGGGTATACGCGCAGTCTGCTGATGGCCGCCCCGGTTGAGACAGTCAGCCGGTGGGTGCACGTTGCCTGGCAGTGGCTGTTTGTGGATAGCGGGTTCAGTGGCTGGCTGCAGTCATTTAAATCCCTGAGCGAAAAAGGTAGCGGGCTTATTCCGGCGCTGAACGGAATCGGAGCCACGCTTGTGAGCTGGCTGGGTGTGTACCTTCAGGCCACGGTCTGGGTCACGCTGATATTCTTCATCCGGGTAATGATCCTGTTTCTCAGCCTGCCGCTGTTCGCGCTGGTTGTCATCACGGGCGTGGTGGACGGGCTGGTCAGACGTGACCTGCGTCGCTACGGCGCGGGGTATGAATCGAGCTTTGTGTATCACCATGCCAAACGCTTTATCAAACCCGCCCTGTATGGCCCCTGCATGCTCTATCTGGCCTGGCCAACTGCGGTGTGGCCGAATCTGCTGTTGCTGCCATCAGCCTTGCTGGTCGGTGGTGTGCTCGCCGTGGTGACCGGCTCGTTCAAAAAATACCTCTAG
- a CDS encoding restriction endonuclease gives MPASLIAELLNPHRGLSVLAMTGAVVLAFLALKPRTVSQRRHRRYQKQAARALLRLPQLRDEAARMAWLRKMNPYVFEEMLLTALSRQGLRIQRNARYSGDNGADGQVWINGRRWLIQAKRYSATISAAHVSVFGLLTEREGCPGLFVHTGRTGEVSREAFRRYDGIILISGQRLLWLLSGDRRWMDTLTRPPHRSLTPQSQRKEPAPSPVIRD, from the coding sequence ATGCCGGCCTCCCTTATCGCTGAGTTGCTGAACCCGCACAGGGGACTGTCTGTCCTGGCAATGACGGGGGCGGTAGTGCTGGCATTCCTGGCATTAAAACCGCGCACTGTCAGTCAGCGCCGCCATCGTCGCTATCAGAAACAGGCCGCACGGGCGCTGCTTCGCCTGCCACAGCTGCGCGACGAGGCGGCAAGGATGGCCTGGTTGCGTAAGATGAACCCGTATGTGTTCGAGGAAATGCTGCTGACGGCACTTTCCCGGCAGGGCCTGCGCATACAGCGTAACGCCCGTTACAGCGGTGATAACGGCGCAGACGGTCAGGTCTGGATCAACGGTCGTCGCTGGCTGATTCAGGCCAAACGTTACAGCGCCACCATCAGTGCCGCGCATGTTTCGGTATTCGGGTTACTGACAGAGCGCGAGGGGTGTCCGGGGCTGTTCGTTCACACCGGCCGGACCGGCGAGGTCAGCCGGGAAGCCTTTCGCCGCTATGACGGCATCATCCTTATCAGCGGGCAGCGCCTGCTCTGGCTGCTGTCCGGTGACCGGCGCTGGATGGACACACTGACCAGACCGCCACACCGCTCCCTCACCCCACAAAGTCAACGTAAAGAACCGGCACCATCCCCCGTCATCCGCGATTAA
- a CDS encoding TIGR03759 family integrating conjugative element protein produces MKKTLMASLFLVPLMTSAATVRTSSAQSSISTSQESSTGVLSAQQQAQQWGLSDSDWSRYQTLMEGDRGIMSPGLDPLTALGVETDNSAERRRLAELWVRHEYQRSEKELAFQREINAAWLRLYPETLAVNMGSNAAGIAHDTQGRLALFVKENCSRCDARLAAVLADDRPVDIYLVGGNSDEAIRTWAIRHNIPVEKVRSRQITLNHDGGLWLRYGQGQMPVILQQGENGWQLAAF; encoded by the coding sequence ATGAAAAAAACACTGATGGCCTCACTGTTTCTGGTGCCGCTCATGACCTCCGCTGCCACGGTCAGGACATCCTCCGCGCAGAGCAGCATATCCACATCGCAGGAGTCCTCCACCGGCGTGCTGAGTGCGCAGCAGCAGGCGCAGCAGTGGGGACTGTCTGACAGCGACTGGAGCCGTTATCAGACCCTGATGGAGGGGGATCGCGGCATTATGTCACCGGGCCTTGACCCGCTGACGGCGCTGGGTGTGGAAACCGATAACAGTGCTGAACGCCGTCGCCTGGCTGAACTCTGGGTGAGGCACGAATACCAGCGAAGCGAAAAGGAGCTGGCCTTTCAGCGCGAAATCAATGCTGCCTGGCTGCGACTGTATCCGGAGACGCTGGCCGTCAACATGGGCAGCAATGCGGCGGGTATCGCGCACGACACACAGGGGCGTCTCGCCCTGTTTGTGAAAGAGAACTGCTCGCGTTGCGATGCGCGTCTGGCGGCCGTGCTCGCCGACGACCGTCCCGTCGATATTTATCTGGTCGGCGGAAACAGCGATGAGGCCATCCGTACCTGGGCCATCCGTCACAACATCCCGGTGGAAAAAGTCCGCAGCCGCCAGATAACGCTCAACCACGACGGTGGCCTGTGGCTGCGCTACGGGCAGGGCCAGATGCCGGTGATTCTGCAGCAGGGGGAAAACGGATGGCAGCTCGCCGCATTCTGA